In Mustelus asterias chromosome 17, sMusAst1.hap1.1, whole genome shotgun sequence, the following are encoded in one genomic region:
- the LOC144506400 gene encoding uroplakin-1b-like — protein MAKGSSGVRVFQGLLIFGNVVVMLCGIALMAECIFHVSDQHGLWPLLSAANNDDIFAAAWIGLFVGFCLFVLSIVGIFGIMKSARKVILAYIILMLIVYIFEVASCITAATHRDYLVPNFFLKQMLQLYDNKNWQNDDQFRNYMGLTKSWNRVMTESNCCGVNGPEDWIKFNSAFRSTHLDSDFPWPRECCVTDSFNQIKELDACKLGVNGYVHSQGCFEFISGPLNRHAWGVAWFGFAILCWTFFVLAGSMYYYAILEN, from the exons ATGGCCAAAGGAAGTTCTGGAGTGAGGGTTTTCCAAGGATTACTCATTTTCGGAAATGTGGTGGTCATG TTATGTGGCATTGCATTAATGGCAGAATGCATTTTTCATGTTTCGGATCAGCATGGGCTCTGGCCTTTACTTTCAGCTGCCAACAATGATGATATTTTTGCCGCAGCTTGGATTGGACTTTTTGTTGGCTTCTGCCTGTTTGTACTGAGCATTGTTGgcatatttggaatcatgaaatCGGCGAGGAAGGTTATCTTAGCA TACATTATTTTGATGCTAATTGTCTACATCTTTGAAGTTGCTTCATGCATCACAGCTGCAACACACAGGGACTAT TTAGTTCCAAACTTCTTCCTCAAGCAAATGCTCCAGTTGTATGACAACAAGAACTGGCAGAATGACGATCAGTTCAGAAACTACATGGGTCTCACCAAATCTTGGAATCGTGTCATGACTGAG AGTAATTGCTGTGGAGTAAATGGACCAGAGGACTGGATTAAGTTCAACTCTGCATTCCGATCGACCCACTTAGATTCTGACTTCCCCTGGCCTCGAGAGTGTTGTGTAACCGACTCATTTAACCAGATCAAGGAGTTGGATGCTTGCAAACTTGGTGTTAATGGTTACGTTCATAGTCAG GGATGCTTTGAATTTATCTCTGGTCCTCTGAATAGACATGCTTGGGGTGTGGCATGGTTTGGATTTGCTATCCTCTGTTGGACT TTCTTTGTCCTTGCTGGATCAATGTACTACTATGCTATACTGGAGAATTAA